GGCCGCCTTGAGGTCGGTTTTGCCATACACCACGCTGGCGTTGTCGTAGAGCCGCGCCACCTTCTTGGTCACGTCGAACTGAATGGAGTCTTGGGCCTTGTAGTTGATGGTGGTTTCAATTTGGCCCTTGCGCTTGGCCGCCAGTTGCAAAGAGTCGCCGGAGCGGCTCACCCCGTTCACCAGGCCGGTGGTATCGGTAGGGGTGAGGCCGGGGCGGCGGGTGGTGCCGCCGGGCGCCAGCGTGTCGGGCACGGGCTTGTGCGAGGCCCCGGGAATGCGCGACTGGCCGGCGTTGACGGCGCCGGGTGGGGCGGGCCCACGGGGTCGCGCGGGTCGGGCGAAATGTTGCGCACCGGTGGGGTGGGGGCGCTGCCGGGCCGCTGGCCGGGCTTGGCCTTCGGAATGGGCCGGGCCGGCACCACGGGGGGCGGTCGGGGGTAGCCGGCGTGGCCAGGATGGCCTTGCGCCGGTCTTTGCGAGCTTGAATCTTGGCCTTGCGGGGCGTTTGTGTCTTAGGTGCGGCCGGCGTCACGGTTTGGCTGTGGGCTGGCTCAACTGCACCAAACACCAGCACCGCCAGCAGGGCCCGAAACCAAAAAAGGCGCACCCGTGCACCTTGAAAAAGGGACGGCTGTGCCCGAAAATAGGCGGCGGCAGGGAGGCCAAACCAGGAAGGCAAAGTATAGTAGCGGTTAATTCGTTTACTTTTGGGGCTTCTACAAAGGTAGCAGGTCGCTACCGCCCCTTCAACGAACGACGTGCGGATTATTGTCATCCTGGCCAGTGCCGCCCTCTTGCTGCTGGGCGCCGCAAGTGGGGAGTGGAAAGCAGAGGCCCAGACCACGGCCGACTCCACCCGCGTGGCGCCCGACTCGGCGGCGCTGCCCGACGCCAACGCCCCCTACCGCTACCGCCTGCGCACCGTGGTGCTCGACGCCGGCCACGGCGGCAAAGACCGGGGCTGCGCCGGCGCCAGCGCCCGCGAGGCCGACGTGGCCTTGGGCCTCATCCTGGCCCTGGGCAAGCAGATAGAGCAGAACATGCCCGAGGTGAAGGTGATTTACACCCGCAAAACCAACGTCTTCATTGAACTCGACGAGCGGGCCGCCATTGCCAACCGCAACCACGCCGACCTGTTTATTTCCATTCACTGCAACGCCGGGCCCAGCCAAAGCCACGGCACCGAGGTGTGGACCATGGGCCTGCACAAAACCACCGCCAACCTGGGCGTGGCCCAGCGCGAAAACTCGGTTATTCTGCAGGAAAAGAACTACCAGACGCGCTACAACGGCTTCGACCCTAGCTCGCCGCAGTCGCACATCATGTTTTCGCTGTTTCAGTCGGCCTACATTACCAACAGCCTGCGCTTTGCCCAGCGCGTGGACCGGCAGCTGCGCACCACCGTCAGTCGCCCCAGCCGCGGCGTGAAGCAGGCCGGTTTTCTGGTGCTGTGGAAGTCGACCATGCCCTCGGTGCTCATCGAGTCGGGCTTCCTGACCAACCCCGCCGAGGAGCGGTACCTCAACGACAAAGCCAATCAGTCGTATATGGCCGCGGGCATCTACCGCGCGTTCCGCGAATACAAGCGCGAGCTGGAAGGCGGATAGCGCCCAGGCTACGGTTGAGGTTGGTTTTTGCCCGCCCGTCCGTCCCTGGAGCATCCGGTTCTCGTACGTGACCAAAGTATAGTCCTGTTCCTCAATTCATCACTCAATACCTCTACACGTGTCTAAAGAAATCAAAGTGGCGCTGCTCACCATCGTCGCTGTCGTCGCTCTGGTGTTCGGCTATAATTTCCTGCGGGGCAGCAACCTGCTGTCGAACGACCGCACCTATTATGCCTCCTACCCCAACGCCGAAGGCCTCAACGTGGGCGCCGTGGTGCTGCTCAACGGCATCAAAGTGGGCCAGGTGAAAAACCTGGAGCTCATGCCCGAGCGCGGCAACATTGTGCGCGCCACCCTGGAACTAGTGAAGGGCGTGACCGTGGGCGACTCCACCACGGCGGGCCTGAGCGGCTCGCTGCTGGGCTCGAAGTCCATCACCCTCTTCCTGGGCAAAAACAGCAAAGAATTCAACGGCGGCGAAGAGCTGCGCACCAAGTCGGCCGTGAGCAGCATCGACGCTTTCCAGGCCAAGGCCCTGCCCGTGCTCGACACCGTGGGTGCCACGCTCTCGCACATCAACGGCTTCCTCAACAAAGACGCCCAAACCAACATCCAGAGCACGTTGCGCGGCGCCCGCGCCAGCACCGAGGCCCTGCAGGCGCTCATCGTGGCCAACCAGGCCAACATCAACCTCATCACCCGCAACCTGGCCCAGATGAGCACCGCCCTGAACAAGACCACCGGCAAGCTCGACAAGATTGCCGTGAACTTCTCGCAACTGTCCGACTCGCTCAAAACGGCCCCCGTGGGCCCGGCCCTGCGCCGCCTCAACGCCACGCTGGCCGACGCCCAAACCACCGTGCAAAGCCTCAACACGGCCCTGAACGACCAGAGCGGCTCCATGGGCAAGCTC
This DNA window, taken from Hymenobacter sp. 5317J-9, encodes the following:
- a CDS encoding N-acetylmuramoyl-L-alanine amidase, whose translation is MAPDSAALPDANAPYRYRLRTVVLDAGHGGKDRGCAGASAREADVALGLILALGKQIEQNMPEVKVIYTRKTNVFIELDERAAIANRNHADLFISIHCNAGPSQSHGTEVWTMGLHKTTANLGVAQRENSVILQEKNYQTRYNGFDPSSPQSHIMFSLFQSAYITNSLRFAQRVDRQLRTTVSRPSRGVKQAGFLVLWKSTMPSVLIESGFLTNPAEERYLNDKANQSYMAAGIYRAFREYKRELEGG
- a CDS encoding MlaD family protein; protein product: MSKEIKVALLTIVAVVALVFGYNFLRGSNLLSNDRTYYASYPNAEGLNVGAVVLLNGIKVGQVKNLELMPERGNIVRATLELVKGVTVGDSTTAGLSGSLLGSKSITLFLGKNSKEFNGGEELRTKSAVSSIDAFQAKALPVLDTVGATLSHINGFLNKDAQTNIQSTLRGARASTEALQALIVANQANINLITRNLAQMSTALNKTTGKLDKIAVNFSQLSDSLKTAPVGPALRRLNATLADAQTTVQSLNTALNDQSGSMGKLLHDSTLYNNLAATTASSNELLTDLKANPKRYVHFSVFGGGKDKSKVETTTTKPNGTVVETDKKVKQ